A portion of the Streptomyces sp. NBC_00376 genome contains these proteins:
- the ltrA gene encoding group II intron reverse transcriptase/maturase: MPKDAPLNSGAPEAPVGSRQRVSGMQTKLHRWAAADHGRRFDDLFNLVCDPATLLVAFERVAGNKGARTPGVDGLTVVNVERDLGLPGYLEDLQRVLKTGEFRPLPVRERKIPKPGGSGKVRKLGIPTVSDRVVQAALKLVLEPIFEADFLPVSYGFRPMRRAHDAIAEIHRYGTNGYRWVLDADIEACFDSIDHAALLDRVRARVKDKRVLRLVKAFLKAGVLTEGGDREETFTGTPQGGILSPLLANIALSVLDEHVMEPWEPGGRMSTRGRRAHHRHHGRPNWRIVRYADDFVVLVDGSRDDVARLREDIADVLHPLGLRLSPAKTQIVDMSEGFDFLGFHIQWRRKRGSNKWYVYTFIAARPIRQLKDKIRALTNRTSQQDPGTVLKRINSILRGWVNYFKHAVCKTTLKALDHFVWRRVTSWWMVLHRWRWKDVRRRFTDRNGRWHRLSADGIELFPMVSIAVTRYRYRGNTIPNPWVLNHA; encoded by the coding sequence ATGCCGAAAGACGCACCGCTGAACAGTGGTGCTCCCGAGGCCCCGGTGGGGTCTCGCCAGCGGGTATCGGGGATGCAGACCAAGCTTCACCGTTGGGCGGCGGCCGACCACGGCCGCAGGTTCGACGATCTGTTCAACCTCGTATGCGACCCGGCGACGCTGCTCGTGGCGTTCGAACGGGTCGCGGGCAACAAGGGAGCCCGAACCCCGGGCGTCGACGGCCTCACGGTCGTCAACGTCGAGCGGGACCTCGGTCTCCCGGGCTACCTGGAGGACCTGCAACGCGTACTGAAAACGGGTGAATTCCGCCCGCTGCCGGTACGCGAACGTAAGATCCCCAAGCCCGGCGGGAGCGGGAAGGTGCGCAAGCTCGGCATCCCGACCGTCTCCGACCGGGTGGTCCAGGCGGCCCTCAAGCTGGTGCTGGAGCCGATCTTCGAGGCCGACTTCCTGCCGGTCTCCTACGGTTTCCGGCCCATGCGGCGCGCACACGACGCGATCGCCGAGATACACCGCTACGGCACCAACGGCTATCGCTGGGTGCTGGACGCGGACATCGAGGCGTGCTTCGACTCCATCGACCACGCGGCCCTGTTGGACCGGGTGCGAGCGCGGGTCAAGGACAAGCGCGTGCTGCGGCTGGTCAAGGCGTTTCTCAAGGCCGGCGTCCTCACTGAGGGCGGCGACCGCGAGGAGACCTTCACCGGCACCCCGCAGGGCGGCATCCTCTCCCCGCTGCTGGCGAACATCGCCCTGTCCGTGCTCGACGAGCACGTGATGGAGCCGTGGGAGCCGGGCGGAAGGATGTCCACCAGGGGCAGGCGGGCACACCATCGTCACCACGGCCGCCCGAACTGGCGCATCGTCCGCTACGCGGACGACTTCGTCGTCCTGGTCGACGGCAGCCGCGACGATGTCGCCCGCCTGCGCGAGGACATCGCCGACGTACTGCACCCTCTCGGGCTGAGGCTGTCACCAGCCAAGACCCAGATCGTGGACATGTCGGAAGGGTTCGACTTCCTGGGGTTCCACATCCAGTGGCGCCGTAAGCGAGGCTCGAACAAGTGGTACGTCTACACCTTCATCGCCGCGAGGCCCATCCGGCAGCTGAAGGACAAGATCCGTGCCCTGACGAACAGAACGTCGCAGCAGGACCCGGGGACCGTACTGAAGAGGATCAACTCGATTCTGCGCGGCTGGGTCAACTACTTCAAGCACGCGGTATGCAAGACCACGCTGAAAGCCCTGGACCACTTCGTATGGCGACGGGTGACCAGCTGGTGGATGGTGCTGCATCGCTGGAGGTGGAAGGACGTCCGCCGACGCTTCACCGACCGCAATGGCCGGTGGCACAGGCTCTCGGCGGACGGGATCGAACTGTTCCCCATGGTCTCGATCGCGGTCACCCGCTATCGCTACCGGGGCAACACGATCCCCAACCCCTGGGTTCTCAACCACGCTTGA